GGCGGCGCAATTCGGGCACAACGCGCACCTTCGTCGCGACTTCGGGCGCGGTGCCGCGCATGAAGTATTTGGACGACAGATGGCGCGGGATCAGCTTAATCTGTTCGGCTTCGTAGACCGCCTGATTGGCGCGCTGAACCATGCGGCGCGAGATGTCCGTGCCGAGGATCGCCCACTCGAACTTGCGCCGGATCGCGGCTTCGTTGAGCACCATCGCAGCGGTGAACGCTTCTGCCCCTTCGGAGCTTGCCGCACTCCAGACCTTGAACTTGCGGCGATCATTCGCCGTCCGGTCGAGGAATTCCTTCAGCGCGACCTCCGTGAGGAAATCGAAATGCTCGGCCTCGCGGAAAAAGCTGGTGGTGTTCGTGGTCAGAAGGTCCAGCACGACCTTGATCTCGTCCTGACCGAGCTTGCCCTGCATGAGTTCCTGAAGGTAGGTCTCTGTATCGGGCAAACGCGCCAGCACCACACGGCGGCGCAGGCGTTGCTCGATCATGGCGACCTTGCCCTCGGGCAGGGAAATTCCGCTGAGCGATTTG
Above is a window of Marivivens aquimaris DNA encoding:
- a CDS encoding CheR family methyltransferase — translated: MAEAIQSLTSQRFRELLKSLSGISLPEGKVAMIEQRLRRRVVLARLPDTETYLQELMQGKLGQDEIKVVLDLLTTNTTSFFREAEHFDFLTEVALKEFLDRTANDRRKFKVWSAASSEGAEAFTAAMVLNEAAIRRKFEWAILGTDISRRMVQRANQAVYEAEQIKLIPRHLSSKYFMRGTAPEVATKVRVVPELRRRVKFRHMNLMDPTYPLDRDINVIFLRNVLIYFDADDKSAVVRRMQDHLAPGGYLITGHAESMIVRSEGLEHVQPTIFKKAL